In Kiritimatiellia bacterium, a single genomic region encodes these proteins:
- the polX gene encoding DNA polymerase/3'-5' exonuclease PolX, which translates to MPIHNADIAAAFDEIADLLEIKGENPFRVRAYRNAARVLAEYPEPLREKVDRGDDLTQIPGIGKDLALKIGQLVITGRIAQLEELRAEFPAGLLDMLRLPGLGPKRVKTLFNELNIRDLDQLAAAAREGKIRQLKGFGEKIESGILHAIQTRQREGRRFQRAAMSPHAEALCRHLRAVPGVQRVEPAGSYRRARETIGDLDILVEASDSAAVMDAFVKYDEVADVLAHGETKSSARLRAGLQVDVRVVPAESFGAALQYFTGSKEHNIAIRKIAQAKGLKVNEYGVMRGEERIAGRTEEEVYGALGLAVPPPEIREDRGEIELAARGALPRLVELADIRGDLHNHTDWSDGANTLEEMAEAARARGYEYLAICDHSKRLTVAHGLDEKRLLRQIEEIDRLNTRLKGIRLLKGIECDILEDGSLDLDDSVLKELDLVVVSVHSKFNLSREQQTERVLRALDNRYATILAHPTGRLIQQREPFEIDLARVIEHARARGRVLELNANPMRLDLNDVHCRLAKEAGVKIAINVDGHQTAELANMAYGIGQARRGWLEPGDVLNTLPLPELLAYLRRIRE; encoded by the coding sequence ATGCCGATCCACAATGCGGACATAGCGGCGGCTTTTGACGAGATTGCGGATCTGCTGGAAATCAAGGGGGAAAATCCCTTCCGCGTCCGAGCGTATCGCAACGCGGCTCGCGTGCTGGCCGAATATCCGGAGCCGCTGCGCGAAAAGGTCGACCGCGGCGACGACCTGACGCAGATTCCGGGCATCGGCAAGGACCTGGCGCTCAAAATCGGGCAGCTCGTGATCACCGGCCGGATCGCGCAGCTTGAAGAGCTGCGCGCCGAGTTTCCGGCGGGCCTTTTGGACATGTTGCGATTGCCGGGGCTCGGCCCCAAACGCGTGAAGACGTTGTTCAACGAGCTGAACATCCGGGACCTCGACCAGTTGGCCGCCGCGGCGCGAGAGGGAAAAATCCGCCAATTGAAGGGATTCGGCGAGAAAATCGAGTCGGGCATTCTGCACGCAATCCAGACCCGGCAGCGGGAGGGGCGCCGTTTCCAGCGCGCCGCCATGTCGCCTCACGCGGAGGCGCTCTGCCGGCACCTACGGGCCGTCCCCGGCGTCCAGCGGGTTGAGCCCGCCGGAAGCTATCGGCGCGCACGGGAGACGATCGGGGATCTCGATATACTCGTGGAGGCTTCCGATTCAGCCGCGGTGATGGATGCGTTTGTCAAATATGATGAAGTCGCGGATGTGCTGGCGCACGGTGAAACCAAGTCGAGCGCGCGGCTCAGGGCTGGTCTGCAGGTGGATGTTCGCGTTGTTCCGGCGGAAAGTTTCGGGGCTGCGCTGCAGTATTTCACGGGCAGCAAGGAACATAACATTGCGATCCGGAAGATCGCGCAGGCGAAGGGGTTAAAGGTCAACGAATACGGCGTCATGCGGGGAGAAGAGCGGATCGCGGGTCGGACAGAAGAGGAGGTGTATGGTGCGCTGGGACTCGCCGTTCCGCCGCCGGAAATTCGCGAGGACCGCGGAGAAATCGAGCTCGCCGCCCGTGGCGCGCTACCACGGCTCGTGGAGCTGGCCGACATCCGAGGCGATCTGCACAACCACACCGATTGGTCCGACGGCGCCAACACCTTGGAGGAGATGGCCGAGGCGGCGCGCGCGCGGGGATACGAGTACCTCGCGATCTGCGACCACTCGAAACGGCTCACGGTCGCCCACGGGTTGGATGAAAAACGGCTGCTGCGTCAGATCGAGGAGATCGACCGGCTGAACACTCGCCTCAAGGGCATCCGCCTGCTGAAGGGCATCGAGTGCGATATCCTCGAAGATGGTTCGCTTGACCTCGACGATAGCGTGTTGAAGGAGCTCGATCTCGTGGTCGTCTCTGTCCATTCCAAATTCAATCTTTCCCGCGAGCAGCAAACGGAGAGAGTTCTTCGGGCGCTCGACAACCGTTATGCCACGATTCTCGCGCATCCGACCGGCCGGCTGATCCAGCAGCGAGAGCCGTTTGAAATCGACCTGGCGCGCGTAATCGAACACGCGCGGGCGCGGGGCCGCGTGTTGGAACTCAACGCAAACCCCATGCGGCTCGACCTGAACGATGTCCATTGTCGGCTCGCGAAGGAAGCCGGCGTCAAAATTGCGATCAATGTCGATGGCCATCAGACCGCGGAGCTGGCCAATATGGCATACGGGATCGGTCAGGCGCGCCGAGGTTGGCTCGAACCCGGCGACGTCCTCAACACGCTTCCGCTGCCGGAGTTGCTGGCGTATCTTCGCCGCATCCGCGAATGA
- the frr gene encoding ribosome recycling factor produces the protein MDDILLDAEEKMEKSFAHLQQELHGIRTGKASPALVENIGVEYYGAVTRLREIAGISTPEPRLIVINPYDPSAREAICRAILAANIGITPVDDGRVIRIPIPELSEERRKELVKVAKRVAEEARVAVRNIRRDANDMIKALQKNSKITEDERDQGIEEIQKLTDSFIKKIDDLVAAKEKDIMAV, from the coding sequence TTGGATGACATTCTGCTGGATGCCGAAGAGAAGATGGAGAAATCATTCGCCCATCTCCAACAAGAGCTGCACGGGATTCGAACGGGCAAGGCTTCGCCTGCGCTGGTGGAGAACATCGGCGTCGAATACTATGGCGCTGTAACCCGCCTCCGCGAGATCGCGGGCATCTCTACGCCCGAACCGAGGCTAATTGTGATCAATCCGTATGACCCCTCAGCGCGAGAGGCCATCTGCCGCGCGATCCTTGCGGCGAATATCGGCATCACGCCGGTGGACGACGGGCGTGTGATCCGGATCCCGATCCCCGAATTGAGTGAGGAGCGGAGAAAGGAACTGGTCAAGGTGGCCAAACGCGTTGCCGAGGAGGCGCGGGTGGCGGTGCGTAACATCCGCCGCGACGCGAATGACATGATCAAGGCGCTGCAGAAGAACTCCAAGATTACCGAGGACGAGCGCGACCAGGGCATCGAGGAGATCCAGAAACTGACCGATTCGTTCATCAAAAAAATTGATGACCTTGTGGCTGCGAAGGAAAAGGACATCATGGCGGTGTAA
- the pyrH gene encoding UMP kinase, protein MLKLSGEAFQNAETGESLDPSVLQSIAEQIKRVRALGVQVAVVVGGGNIFRGITAEKCGVDRTTGDYMGMLATVINSLALQSTLESMGVHTRVLTAINMPAVAEPMIRRRAIRHLEKNRVVIFAAGTGNPYFSTDSAAALRASEIGADVLLKATKVDGIYTADPLKDPTARRFQRITYLEALTRQLKVMDAAAFSLCQENKIPILVFNFFKKGEILRAVTGRPVGTLVTE, encoded by the coding sequence ATGCTCAAGCTCAGCGGGGAAGCCTTCCAAAATGCCGAGACGGGGGAGAGCCTGGACCCCTCGGTGCTGCAGTCGATAGCGGAGCAGATCAAGCGCGTGCGCGCGCTCGGCGTTCAGGTCGCGGTTGTGGTCGGTGGCGGCAATATTTTCCGGGGCATCACGGCGGAAAAGTGCGGGGTGGACCGGACGACCGGCGACTACATGGGCATGCTGGCCACGGTGATCAATTCCCTCGCGTTGCAATCCACGCTGGAGTCGATGGGCGTCCACACGCGGGTGTTGACCGCGATCAACATGCCCGCCGTCGCAGAGCCGATGATCCGGCGCCGCGCGATCCGGCATCTCGAAAAGAACCGCGTGGTGATCTTTGCGGCGGGGACGGGGAACCCGTATTTCTCCACCGACAGCGCCGCGGCTCTCCGCGCGAGCGAAATTGGCGCGGACGTCCTGCTCAAGGCGACGAAGGTCGACGGAATCTACACGGCCGATCCGTTGAAGGACCCGACGGCGCGGCGTTTCCAGCGGATCACCTACCTTGAGGCCCTAACGCGTCAGCTCAAGGTGATGGACGCAGCTGCGTTCTCGTTATGCCAGGAAAACAAAATCCCCATTTTGGTCTTCAACTTTTTCAAGAAAGGCGAAATCTTGCGTGCGGTCACCGGACGCCCGGTGGGCACGCTGGTCACGGAGTGA
- a CDS encoding NYN domain-containing protein, with amino-acid sequence MSRSGEIRRLIIDGYSLLFRESSATRQRGQSLSHARERLIRRIDRVAAALAQEVVIVFDGQVANREEIAAGRLSLIFAPAGRTADAVIEQMVHADPDPTSVCVVSSDRLELVTVSAANAMAMSCTTFLEWLERVESGINQAHTARRPPPRFTIGDVFPSA; translated from the coding sequence GTGAGCCGGTCCGGCGAGATTCGGCGTCTGATCATCGACGGCTACAGTCTCCTTTTTCGCGAATCTTCGGCGACTCGCCAAAGGGGTCAAAGCCTGTCGCATGCTCGAGAGCGGCTCATTCGCCGGATCGATCGGGTGGCGGCCGCGCTCGCCCAGGAAGTGGTGATCGTGTTTGATGGCCAGGTGGCGAACCGCGAGGAGATCGCAGCGGGTCGGCTCTCGCTCATTTTCGCGCCGGCTGGCAGAACGGCGGACGCCGTTATCGAGCAGATGGTCCACGCGGATCCGGACCCTACCTCGGTGTGCGTTGTGAGTTCGGACCGTCTCGAGCTCGTCACCGTCTCAGCAGCTAATGCCATGGCGATGTCGTGCACAACATTCTTGGAATGGCTGGAGCGAGTCGAGTCCGGTATCAACCAGGCGCATACAGCCAGACGGCCGCCTCCGCGCTTTACGATCGGCGACGTGTTCCCCAGCGCATAA
- a CDS encoding HAD family phosphatase: MLKAVVFDFDGIIVDTEALHFEALNRVLEPMGLGFSWDVYVRDFIGNDDRGVFEAVLRQAGHPITEEEVRRLVSRKAATFHHMVSSEPPRPFPDTLALIRRLRGRLPLALCTGALRSDLEPIFGQLDLHDAFDAVVTADDVSASKPDPACYRLAVRRLSEARNIELEPPDCLAIEDTPTGIAAAKAARLRVLAVTNTHEAKELGAADAILNTLDGLDIEDLHRVAGRAAG; the protein is encoded by the coding sequence GTGCTAAAGGCCGTTGTATTTGATTTCGACGGCATTATCGTCGACACCGAGGCGCTCCATTTCGAGGCACTCAACCGTGTTCTCGAGCCCATGGGGCTCGGCTTTTCCTGGGACGTCTATGTGCGCGATTTCATCGGTAATGACGACCGGGGCGTCTTTGAAGCCGTTCTTAGACAGGCCGGCCACCCGATCACAGAGGAGGAGGTCCGCCGGCTGGTCTCTCGCAAGGCGGCGACGTTTCACCACATGGTGAGTTCAGAGCCGCCCCGTCCGTTCCCCGATACGCTCGCGCTCATTCGCCGCCTGCGCGGTCGACTTCCGCTTGCGCTTTGTACGGGCGCGCTTCGATCGGACCTTGAGCCGATTTTCGGGCAGCTTGACCTTCATGACGCGTTCGACGCCGTGGTGACCGCGGACGATGTGTCCGCGTCAAAACCCGACCCCGCTTGTTACCGATTGGCCGTCCGCCGGCTCTCCGAAGCGCGAAACATCGAACTCGAGCCGCCGGATTGCCTGGCTATCGAGGACACTCCGACCGGAATTGCCGCGGCAAAGGCCGCACGACTTCGGGTACTCGCCGTTACCAATACGCACGAAGCCAAGGAACTCGGCGCGGCGGATGCCATCCTCAACACTCTCGATGGTCTGGACATCGAGGACCTCCATCGCGTGGCGGGTCGGGCGGCGGGGTAG